The Nostoc sp. NIES-3756 DNA window TAACCAGAGGTTATTATGGCTCATGTAAATCTTCGTCGCCCTCAAAATACTGACGGTGATTTTTATGTCGATACTACCTGTATTGATTGCGATACCTGTCGCTGGATGACACCACAAGTTTTCCATCGTGTTGATGAGATGTCAGCAGTATATCATCAGCCAGCAAATGAAACAGAAAGATTAGCCGCACTGCAAGCACTTTTATCTTGTCCCACAAGTTCTATTGGCACAGTTGAAAAACCCAAAGATATCAAACTTGCTCAACAAAGTTTTCCTATTTTAGTGACTGAAAACATTTATCACTGTGGCTATCATTCAGAAAAATCCTATGGTGCAGCCAGCTATTTAATTCAACAGCCCGAAGGAAACATATTAGTAGATTCCCCGCGATTTACACCGCCTTTAGTGAAGCGGATAGAAGATATGGGGGGAATCAAATATATGTATTTAACTCATCGGGATGATGTGGCAGATCATCAAAGGTTTGCTGAACATTTTCACTGTCAACGTATTCTACATACAGATGAAATTTCTTCAGGTACTCGCAATGTAGAAATACAATTGACTGATACAGAAGTATTTACTTTACAACCAGATGTCTTAATTATTCCCGTCCCTGGTCACACTAAAGGACACACAGTTTTACTATACAAAAACAAGTTTCTATTTACAGGTGATCATCTTGCGTGGTCGGAAACTCAGCAACAATTGATCGCATTTCATGATGTATGCTGGTATTCTTGGGCAGAACAAATTAAGTCCATGCGTCGATTAGCTGATTACTCTTTTGAGTGGGTATTACCAGGACATGGACGACGCTTTCATGCTGATGTTG harbors:
- a CDS encoding MBL fold metallo-hydrolase → MAHVNLRRPQNTDGDFYVDTTCIDCDTCRWMTPQVFHRVDEMSAVYHQPANETERLAALQALLSCPTSSIGTVEKPKDIKLAQQSFPILVTENIYHCGYHSEKSYGAASYLIQQPEGNILVDSPRFTPPLVKRIEDMGGIKYMYLTHRDDVADHQRFAEHFHCQRILHTDEISSGTRNVEIQLTDTEVFTLQPDVLIIPVPGHTKGHTVLLYKNKFLFTGDHLAWSETQQQLIAFHDVCWYSWAEQIKSMRRLADYSFEWVLPGHGRRFHADVDTMRQQMHKCIELITGERQLLTFNS